The DNA segment CGCGCACGTGCTCGGGGTCAGTGCTCTTGGCGCCGCGCGAATACTTCACGGCGGCAGGCAGCTTCATCTTGCGGCTGTCCACGGCCTCCAGCTCGCGGCGGCGGTAAGCGTGCCCCTTGTGGATGATCAGCTCCTCGCCTTCGGGGCTGGTCCACTTGCGCGCGCCGAGGAGGCTCCAGTCGAAATCGGGCTCGTTGTCCAGCGGGAACTGGTAGCCCCCGGTGGGCACGTCGCCGCTGGTCCAGCCCAGGCGGCCATACTGGCGCTGAACGTCCAGCAGTTTGTCGGCATTCTCAACGTCAACGGTGACCCGGGCGCCCAGGTCGGTGGTGAATTCAATGTGCAGCATGCTGCCTCCTTATGTAAATAACATAACACAGAATGGGTGTTCTGGCTAGCGGACATCATCCTTCGGTGCGCCGGGTCAGCACGTAAAAGGCGCGCTCACCGTCGCGGGCGAGGTCGGTGACTTCGTAACCCTGGGCCAGGGCAGTGCCCAGGGCGTCGCGCAGGGCCAGCCGCCATGCCAGCCGCGCGGCAGCGGAGAGGTGCTCGGGGTGGGTGGGCACTTCTGCCAGGCGCACTGGGGCGCCGGGGGCCAGCCGGACCGGGCCCGGCGTCTCGCCTTGGGCTTCCAGCACCCGTTCCCCATTTGGTAAGGGGGCGGGTCGGGCCTTGATAGGTTGGGTCAGGTCCCACTCCACCAGCAGCCGGTCAGCGGGAAAGGCGTGCGTGCGGTCGGCTTCCAGCGCGTACCAGTCGGGCAAATAGGTGCGGGCCCGCGCCCCCAGCTTGCCCAGATTCAGGCGGGCGTTGCGGGCCACCAGGGGATCGAAGGTCCAGGTCATGCGCCGCAGCCCCTGGGCCAGCACCCGCTCGCGCTGAGCATGCTTGAGGGCCAGCGCCAGCCCACTGCCCCGGCAGGCCGGGTCCAGGGCCAGCAGGTGCGAGTGGTGCCACACCTCGCCCTGACGCAAGGCAGGAAAACCG comes from the Deinococcus aquaedulcis genome and includes:
- a CDS encoding acyl-CoA acyltransferase; translated protein: MVPVPPGYVVQEVNDPWAFRALEEVQVAAWGYTDREVTPGTLFRISAVSGGVVLGAYPEAEPERPVGLAFGFPALRQGEVWHHSHLLALDPACRGSGLALALKHAQRERVLAQGLRRMTWTFDPLVARNARLNLGKLGARARTYLPDWYALEADRTHAFPADRLLVEWDLTQPIKARPAPLPNGERVLEAQGETPGPVRLAPGAPVRLAEVPTHPEHLSAAARLAWRLALRDALGTALAQGYEVTDLARDGERAFYVLTRRTEG
- a CDS encoding single-stranded DNA-binding protein — encoded protein: MLHIEFTTDLGARVTVDVENADKLLDVQRQYGRLGWTSGDVPTGGYQFPLDNEPDFDWSLLGARKWTSPEGEELIIHKGHAYRRRELEAVDSRKMKLPAAVKYSRGAKSTDPEHVREKSDGEFEYVTLAIFRGGKRQERYATPGGRAPGQAAPQSARPAAPRPAPQAARPAPARAEEETPF